From a single Leptidea sinapis chromosome 1, ilLepSina1.1, whole genome shotgun sequence genomic region:
- the LOC126965428 gene encoding uncharacterized protein LOC126965428, giving the protein MVNCGSCGQEARDCVQCSSCSRHFDYQCSGITEAGYRKLGIERQAAWRCPSCKSGGSAVSPRIISGESGLLPKPVTLDQVMQELRNIKRTVDSVSNIVAGIESIKSDVSELKTSMGQFTLKFQGLEERIHVIEQAQAEVLKLSDRILTMESDLNDKNQWMRLNNVEIKGVPMKDRENLFEIINKIGNKIQYPITKQNINFLARVPSRDGLADRAKPIIVSFLSRYVKDDFVASARSFKKLIAADIDLPGTSPIFINDHLTVENKILLKKTKKLKEEKNFDFVWVKNCKIFARKNPGSKIITIKSEKDLLKMQSEKGWRCGYSSSPSIYIFV; this is encoded by the exons ATGGTTAACTGTGGAAGTTGTGGTCAGGAAGCAAGAGACTGTGTTCAATGCAGTTCATGTTCTAGGCATTTTGACTACCAATGCTCAGGTATTACCGAGGCCGGGTACCGTAAACTTGGCATAGAAAGGCAGGCAGCCTGGAGATGTCCTTCCTGCAAATCTGGTGGATCAGCTGTTTCACCTCGTATAATTTCAGGAGAAAGCGGCTTATTACCCAAGCCAGTGACATTGGATCAAGTCATGCAAGAGCTCAGAAATATCAAACGCACAGTGGATTCGGTGTCAAACATTGTTGCGGGTATCGAAAGCATTAAAAGTGACGTCAGCGAGTTGAAAACCTCAATGGGTCAATTCACATTAAAATTTCAAGGTCTAGAAGAAAGGATCCATGTTATAGAACAAGCCCAAGCTGAGGTCCTGAAGCTAAGTGACCGTATTCTTACTATGGAAAGTGACCTGAATGACAAAAATCAGTGGATGCGGCTGAATAATGTGGAGATCAAAGGTGTTCCCATGAAGGACCGTGAAAACCTGTttgaaattataaacaaaattggaaataaaattcaatatcccatcacaaaacaaaatataaattttttggcGAGAGTGCCTTCGAGAGATGGCCTAGCCGACAGGGCCAAGCCGATTATAGTTTCATTTTTAAGTAGGTATGTGAAAGATGATTTTGTTGCCTCTGCACGTTCATTCAAGAAGTTGATTGCTGCGGACATTGACTTGCCAGGTACCtcgccaatatttattaatgaccATTTAACTGTGGAAAATAAGATCCTtcttaagaaaactaaaaaattgaAGGAAGAAAAGAACTTTGATTTCGTCTGGGTAAAAAACTGCAAAATATTCGCAAGAAAAAATCCGGGATCCAAAATAATAACTATCAAGAGCGAGAAAGACTTGTTAAAAATGCA GTCAGAAAAAGGGTGGCGGTGTGGCTATAGCAGTTCACCGTCGATATACATCTTTGTGTAA